The Eleutherodactylus coqui strain aEleCoq1 chromosome 6, aEleCoq1.hap1, whole genome shotgun sequence genome window below encodes:
- the MOK gene encoding MAPK/MAK/MRK overlapping kinase isoform X1, with protein sequence MNKYKIINKIGEGTFSEVVKAQSLRDGHYYACKKMKQLYKSTEQVNNVREIQALRRLSPHPNILTLHEVLYDRKSGCLALISELMDMNIYELIRERRQPLPENKIRNYMYQLCKSLEHIHRNGIFHRDVKPENILIKQDVLKLADFGSCRSVFSKQPYTEYISTRWYRAPECLLTDGYYTYKMDMWSAGCVFYEICSLHPLFPGLNELDQISKIHDIMGTPASAVLQKFKQSRAMNFDFLPKKGSGIRQLLPGISADSISLMSAMLEYDPDNRLGANKALQHSYFEELRTLEKYSLPHRLGFPEKSNTAASMNYLMRIAGQGRRQQGMKPLPELAFQHHRPTFPMELPKLNVPGVSKTVPFSTLKFQSVFPTPGNSGKLPIIPSVKYIDTKFDIHQHGKSMMKPYHLPSLERKGGGL encoded by the exons CACTGAGCAGGTGAACAATGTGAGAGAGATCCAGGCGCTGCGAAGACTCAGCCCGCACCCCAATATCCTCACGCTGCATGAAGTGCTCTA CGACAGGAAATCGGGATGCCTCGCCCTGATCAGTGAACTGATGGATATGAACATCTACGAGTTAATTAGGG AAAGAAGACAGCCCCTGCCAGAAAATAAGATTAGGAATTACATGTACCAGCTGTGTAAATCCCTGGAGCACATACACCG AAATGGCATTTTTCACCGTGATGTAAAACCCGAGAATATTCTAATAAAG CAAGACGTCCTCAAGCTCGCAGACTTTGGCTCATGTCGTAGCGTATTTTCCAAGCAGCCTTACACCGAGTACATCTCTACCCGCTGGTACCGAGCCCCAGAATGCCTCCTGACTGACGGGTACTACACCTATAAAATGGACATGTGGAGTGCCGGCTGCGTTTTCTATGAAATCTGCAG cctcCATCCTCTCTTCCCTGGCTTGAATGAACTAGACCAGATATCCAAAATTCACGACATCATGGGCACCCcggcctcagcagtactgcagaAGTTCAAACA ATCAAGAGCTATGAATTTTGATTTCCTACCTAAGAAGGGAAGCGGGATCAGACAGCTGTTACCTGGCATCTCCGCTGACAGCATCTCCCTGATGTCTGCGATGCTCGAATATGATCCGGACAACAGACTTGGCGCCAATAAAGCCCTCCAGCATTCTTATTTTGAGGAGCTCAG GACATTGGAGAAGTATTCCTTACCTCATAGGCTAGGATTCCCAGAGAAGTCAAACACTGCAGCCTCAATGAATTACTTAATGCGAATTGCAGGACAGGGGCGAAGGCAG CAGGGCATGAAGCCATTACCAGAGCTTGCTTTCCAGCACCACAGACCTACCTTCCCAATGGAGCTGCCAAAACTTAATGTACCAGGGGTATCAAAAACTGTACCCTTCTCCACACTCAAGTTTCAATCTGTTTTCCCTACTCCTGGAAATAGTGGAAAGCTTCCCATAATTCCGAGTGTGAAGTACATAGACACCAAG TTTGACATCCACCAGCATGGGAAGTCGATGATGAAGCCATATCACTTACCTTCCCTAGAAAGAAAAGGAGGAGGATTGTGA
- the MOK gene encoding MAPK/MAK/MRK overlapping kinase isoform X2: MNKYKIINKIGEGTFSEVVKAQSLRDGHYYACKKMKQLYKSTEQVNNVREIQALRRLSPHPNILTLHEVLYDRKSGCLALISELMDMNIYELIRERRQPLPENKIRNYMYQLCKSLEHIHRNGIFHRDVKPENILIKQDVLKLADFGSCRSVFSKQPYTEYISTRWYRAPECLLTDGYYTYKMDMWSAGCVFYEICSLHPLFPGLNELDQISKIHDIMGTPASAVLQKFKQSRAMNFDFLPKKGSGIRQLLPGISADSISLMSAMLEYDPDNRLGANKALQHSYFEELRTLEKYSLPHRLGFPEKSNTAASMNYLMRIAGQGRRQGMKPLPELAFQHHRPTFPMELPKLNVPGVSKTVPFSTLKFQSVFPTPGNSGKLPIIPSVKYIDTKFDIHQHGKSMMKPYHLPSLERKGGGL, translated from the exons CACTGAGCAGGTGAACAATGTGAGAGAGATCCAGGCGCTGCGAAGACTCAGCCCGCACCCCAATATCCTCACGCTGCATGAAGTGCTCTA CGACAGGAAATCGGGATGCCTCGCCCTGATCAGTGAACTGATGGATATGAACATCTACGAGTTAATTAGGG AAAGAAGACAGCCCCTGCCAGAAAATAAGATTAGGAATTACATGTACCAGCTGTGTAAATCCCTGGAGCACATACACCG AAATGGCATTTTTCACCGTGATGTAAAACCCGAGAATATTCTAATAAAG CAAGACGTCCTCAAGCTCGCAGACTTTGGCTCATGTCGTAGCGTATTTTCCAAGCAGCCTTACACCGAGTACATCTCTACCCGCTGGTACCGAGCCCCAGAATGCCTCCTGACTGACGGGTACTACACCTATAAAATGGACATGTGGAGTGCCGGCTGCGTTTTCTATGAAATCTGCAG cctcCATCCTCTCTTCCCTGGCTTGAATGAACTAGACCAGATATCCAAAATTCACGACATCATGGGCACCCcggcctcagcagtactgcagaAGTTCAAACA ATCAAGAGCTATGAATTTTGATTTCCTACCTAAGAAGGGAAGCGGGATCAGACAGCTGTTACCTGGCATCTCCGCTGACAGCATCTCCCTGATGTCTGCGATGCTCGAATATGATCCGGACAACAGACTTGGCGCCAATAAAGCCCTCCAGCATTCTTATTTTGAGGAGCTCAG GACATTGGAGAAGTATTCCTTACCTCATAGGCTAGGATTCCCAGAGAAGTCAAACACTGCAGCCTCAATGAATTACTTAATGCGAATTGCAGGACAGGGGCGAAGGCAG GGCATGAAGCCATTACCAGAGCTTGCTTTCCAGCACCACAGACCTACCTTCCCAATGGAGCTGCCAAAACTTAATGTACCAGGGGTATCAAAAACTGTACCCTTCTCCACACTCAAGTTTCAATCTGTTTTCCCTACTCCTGGAAATAGTGGAAAGCTTCCCATAATTCCGAGTGTGAAGTACATAGACACCAAG TTTGACATCCACCAGCATGGGAAGTCGATGATGAAGCCATATCACTTACCTTCCCTAGAAAGAAAAGGAGGAGGATTGTGA